Within the Abditibacteriaceae bacterium genome, the region GTTCAGGCAACCGACGATCCGCGCGGCGTGATCGCTTTATTTGTCGAATTTGAACCCGATCTGGTGATTCTCGATTTAAATATGCCGCATATCAGCGGCTTCGAGTTGCTCAAGATGATGCAGCCGCTCATCGACGAAAACGATTATCTGCCGATTCTTGTGGTTACCGCCGAACACAGTTACGACTCACGCCGCCGTGCGCTCACCGGCGGAGCATCCGACTTGATGACCAAGCCGTTTCTGCCCGACGAAGTGCTGGTTCGCATTACCAATATGCTGCGACTGCGCTCGCGCACCGTAAAATTGCAGGAGCAACTGCGCAAGCACACGAACGAACTGGAGCGTTACCAGATGGACTTGAAAGAAGCACAACTGGAAACGATTCTGCGACTCGCGCGCGCTGCCGAGCACCGCGACGATGAAACCGGAAAGCACACACAGCGCGTTGGTTTGCTCTGCG harbors:
- a CDS encoding response regulator, with the protein product MLWDDLHQAKILIVDDDPANIGLLKDVMKFGGFCNVQATDDPRGVIALFVEFEPDLVILDLNMPHISGFELLKMMQPLIDENDYLPILVVTAEHSYDSRRRALTGGASDLMTKPFLPDEVLVRITNMLRLRSRTVKLQEQLRKHTNELERYQMDLKEAQLETILRLARAAEHRDDETGKHTQRVGLLCALLAEKMDWEPHEIQLLHFAAPLHDVGKIGIPDSILLKPGRFT